In a single window of the Diospyros lotus cultivar Yz01 chromosome 10, ASM1463336v1, whole genome shotgun sequence genome:
- the LOC127811166 gene encoding uncharacterized protein LOC127811166, with product MVVQKVNHWNIYHIIEHDDDEERVNDDIFQEEESSELPPFQPMEEVVDTSLLVRKNEKPITLPHELVVKLRREQAFINDQEQNLEDIEDYDDDDRFFITDEITLESETDDDSDDPDLDNDDDDNA from the coding sequence ATGGTTGTACAAAAGGTAAATCATTGGAacatatatcatataattgagCATGACGATGATGAAGAGAGGGTGAATGATGATATCTTTCAAGAGGAAGAATCTAGTGAGTTACCGCCTTTTCAGCCAATGGAAGAAGTAGTCGACACGTCTTTATTGGttcgaaaaaatgaaaaaccaatAACTTTGCCTCATGAGTTGGTGGTTAAACTACGTAGGGAACAAGCATTTATTAATGATCAAGAACAGAACTTGGAAGATATTGAGGACTATGATGACGATGATAGATTTTTTATAACCGATGAAATAACTTTAGAATCTGAGACTGATGACGACTCTGATGACCCAGATCTTGATAACGATGACGATGATAATGCATGA